A part of Primulina eburnea isolate SZY01 chromosome 10, ASM2296580v1, whole genome shotgun sequence genomic DNA contains:
- the LOC140803726 gene encoding CST complex subunit STN1 encodes MQSLYYTHVKLMAFDFLALTPCPTVPISFTRKGMPVLHVESLGIVVTREQKPGKFLKFTIDDGTGCIPCILWLNQLVSPYFSRRDPSAVRFNADVATKLASQIQLGAVARVRGKVKGYRGTLQITVSDVVLEADPNAQVLHWLDCVRLARNYDKFPKNRASAGEKGSI; translated from the coding sequence ATGCAATCACTTTACTACACCCACGTCAAATTGATGGCTTTCGATTTCCTTGCTCTCACGCCGTGCCCCACGGTCCCAATCTCTTTTACCCGAAAAGGTATGCCTGTTTTACATGTCGAGTCTCTCGGAATCGTGGTGACCCGGGAACAAAAACCAGGGAAGTTCCTAAAATTCACCATTGATGATGGCACTGGTTGCATCCCTTGTATCCTCTGGCTCAATCAACTCGTCTCTCCTTACTTCTCAAGGCGCGATCCGTCAGCTGTTCGATTCAATGCCGATGTGGCAACCAAACTTGCCTCACAGATTCAGCTGGGTGCTGTCGCAAGGGTCCGCGGGAAGGTGAAGGGCTACAGAGGGACGCTCCAAATAACAGTTTCTGATGTTGTTTTGGAAGCAGACCCGAATGCACAAGTACTCCACTGGTTGGATTGTGTGAGGTTGGCTAGGAATTACGACAAGTTTCCAAAGAACAGAGCTAGTGCAGGTGAGAAGGGTTCGATTTGA